One window of the Runella slithyformis DSM 19594 genome contains the following:
- a CDS encoding Smr/MutS family protein, with amino-acid sequence MNIGDKVRLVHSKEEGIITRFLQNDVVEIEIEEGFRLPVLKRELAVVSAAEGQFFRGQKGSPTAEKSADPRPAGIKAEKGIFMAFVPLNDREMALYLVNNTDWDLPYALTMPTERHQRGLSGGVMKAKSSVKVLDLLIKDFDDWGTFVFNCLYYTVGFSPERPPFSKRVKFRANTFFKNKRKAPLLDKDAYLYQLDSDEKEKSDQPLNAQALKEKMFEKNEPDAPLPTKVERPAAVIDLHIEKLTRDFMALSNSQMVEIQLKTFEQQLEKAIASGMDEITFIHGVGNGVLRTELHRRMSKHKNVKFFEDAQKEKFGYGATKVKIK; translated from the coding sequence ATGAACATAGGCGATAAAGTCAGATTGGTCCATTCCAAAGAGGAAGGCATCATTACGCGTTTTTTGCAAAACGATGTCGTAGAGATCGAAATTGAAGAAGGATTCCGCTTGCCGGTCCTCAAGCGTGAGCTGGCGGTCGTGTCAGCGGCGGAAGGACAGTTTTTTCGCGGACAAAAAGGCAGTCCGACTGCCGAAAAGTCAGCCGACCCGCGACCTGCCGGAATCAAAGCCGAAAAGGGTATTTTTATGGCATTTGTGCCGCTCAATGACCGTGAAATGGCCCTGTATTTGGTCAACAATACCGACTGGGACCTCCCCTACGCCCTTACCATGCCCACCGAGCGCCACCAACGCGGCCTTTCGGGCGGGGTCATGAAAGCCAAAAGCAGCGTGAAAGTGCTGGATCTGTTGATCAAAGATTTTGATGATTGGGGCACGTTTGTCTTCAATTGCCTATATTATACGGTCGGATTTTCGCCCGAACGCCCGCCGTTCAGCAAACGCGTGAAGTTTCGCGCCAATACCTTCTTCAAAAACAAACGCAAAGCCCCACTCCTCGACAAAGACGCCTACCTTTACCAGCTCGACAGTGACGAAAAGGAAAAATCCGACCAACCGCTGAACGCGCAGGCGCTGAAAGAAAAGATGTTTGAGAAAAATGAGCCTGATGCGCCCCTTCCTACTAAAGTAGAACGGCCGGCGGCGGTCATTGACCTGCACATCGAAAAACTCACCCGTGATTTTATGGCCCTGAGCAACTCCCAAATGGTTGAAATTCAACTAAAAACCTTTGAACAGCAACTGGAGAAAGCCATTGCCAGCGGCATGGACGAGATTACGTTCATTCACGGCGTAGGCAACGGTGTACTTCGCACGGAGCTGCACCGCCGCATGAGCAAACACAAAAACGTCAAATTCTTTGAAGACGCCCAAAAAGAAAAATTCGGCTACGGTGCCACCAAAGTCAAGATCAAATAA
- the dnaK gene encoding molecular chaperone DnaK, with product MGKIIGIDLGTTNSCVAVMEGNEPVVIANSEGARTTPSVVAFMDNGNGERKVGAPAKRQAITNPNNTISSIKRFMGKRFNEVTNEMKTVAYTVEQGSNNTPRVRIGENLYTPQQISAHILTKMKQTAEDYLGQTVTEAVITVPAYFNDAERQATKEAGIIAGLDVKRIINEPTAAALAYGLDKQGKDVKIAVFDLGGGTFDVSILELGDGVFEVKSTDGDTHLGGDDFDQVIIDWLADEFKKDEGIDLRQDAMALQRLKEAAEKAKIELSSSTQSEINLPYIFPVNGIPKHLVRSLTKAKFEQLADRLFQRMMEPCKRAMNNSGLKIADIDEVILVGGSTRIPRVQEEVEKFFNRKPSKSVNPDEAVAIGAAIQGGVLTGEVKDVLLLDVIPLSLGIETLGGVFTKLIDANTTIPSKKSETFSTASDNQPSVELHVLQGERPMATQNRTLGRFHLDGIPPAPRGIPQIEVTFDVDANGILNVTAKDKGTGKEQKIRIEASSGLSDADIQRMREEAKANEAADKAAREEIEKVNAADSMIFSTEKQLKEYGDKLSAGNKSAIEGALEELRTAHSTRNVAAIDAAMTKITEAWNAASQEIYAAGAEGAGAQPGAQDPNAGQQANPGKEEGEFVNFEEVK from the coding sequence ATGGGAAAAATAATCGGAATTGACTTAGGTACTACCAACTCTTGCGTGGCTGTTATGGAAGGTAACGAACCCGTCGTGATCGCAAACAGCGAGGGCGCGCGTACCACCCCTTCGGTAGTTGCTTTTATGGACAATGGTAACGGCGAACGTAAAGTAGGTGCTCCTGCCAAGCGTCAAGCCATTACCAATCCTAACAACACCATTTCGTCCATCAAACGCTTCATGGGTAAACGCTTCAATGAAGTAACCAACGAAATGAAAACGGTAGCCTATACCGTTGAACAAGGCTCAAACAACACACCGCGCGTTCGCATTGGTGAAAATCTTTATACTCCGCAGCAGATCTCGGCGCACATTTTGACCAAAATGAAGCAAACCGCCGAAGATTACCTCGGACAAACCGTCACGGAAGCCGTCATTACCGTTCCTGCGTACTTCAACGACGCTGAACGTCAGGCGACCAAAGAAGCCGGTATCATTGCCGGTTTGGACGTAAAACGAATCATCAACGAGCCTACGGCAGCCGCCTTAGCTTACGGCCTCGACAAGCAGGGAAAAGACGTTAAAATCGCCGTATTTGACTTGGGCGGCGGTACCTTTGACGTATCTATTCTCGAATTGGGCGACGGCGTATTCGAAGTAAAATCGACCGACGGTGACACACATTTAGGCGGTGACGACTTTGACCAGGTGATCATTGACTGGCTGGCCGACGAATTTAAGAAAGACGAAGGCATCGACCTGCGTCAGGATGCCATGGCGCTTCAACGTTTGAAAGAAGCCGCCGAGAAAGCCAAGATCGAATTATCGAGCTCGACCCAATCGGAAATCAATTTACCTTATATCTTCCCCGTCAACGGTATTCCCAAACACTTGGTGCGCTCGTTGACCAAGGCGAAGTTTGAGCAATTGGCCGACCGTCTGTTCCAACGCATGATGGAACCCTGCAAGCGCGCCATGAATAACTCAGGATTAAAAATTGCCGACATTGACGAGGTGATCCTGGTGGGTGGTTCAACCCGTATTCCTCGTGTACAGGAAGAGGTGGAAAAATTCTTCAACCGCAAACCTTCGAAAAGTGTTAACCCTGACGAAGCCGTAGCGATCGGTGCAGCCATCCAGGGCGGTGTATTGACGGGTGAAGTGAAAGACGTGTTGCTGCTTGACGTGATTCCGTTGTCGTTGGGTATCGAAACCCTCGGCGGTGTGTTCACCAAATTGATCGACGCCAACACGACGATTCCTTCCAAGAAATCAGAAACGTTCTCGACGGCTTCCGACAACCAGCCTTCGGTGGAGTTGCACGTGTTGCAGGGAGAGCGCCCGATGGCAACCCAAAACCGTACTCTCGGACGTTTCCACTTAGACGGTATTCCACCGGCACCGCGCGGTATCCCGCAGATCGAAGTCACCTTCGACGTGGATGCCAACGGTATCCTGAACGTAACTGCCAAAGACAAAGGCACTGGCAAAGAGCAGAAGATTCGCATCGAAGCTTCCAGCGGTTTGTCAGACGCCGACATCCAGCGTATGCGTGAAGAAGCCAAAGCCAACGAAGCCGCCGACAAAGCCGCCCGTGAAGAGATCGAGAAAGTAAACGCTGCCGACTCCATGATCTTCAGCACGGAGAAGCAATTGAAGGAGTACGGCGACAAACTTTCAGCCGGCAACAAATCTGCCATCGAAGGTGCGCTTGAAGAACTTCGTACGGCCCACAGCACTCGCAACGTAGCCGCCATTGATGCCGCCATGACCAAGATCACGGAAGCATGGAATGCAGCCTCGCAGGAAATCTACGCCGCCGGCGCAGAAGGCGCAGGTGCCCAACCAGGTGCCCAAGACCCCAACGCCGGTCAGCAAGCCAATCCGGGTAAGGAAGAAGGTGAGTTTGTAAACTTTGAAGAAGTGAAGTAA
- a CDS encoding DUF2158 domain-containing protein yields the protein MTVTAYGTKLKFGSIIATNVEDKEQVKCQWFDSSGSLQEDVFPIASLTSN from the coding sequence ATGACGGTAACGGCCTATGGGACAAAGCTTAAATTTGGGTCTATTATAGCTACAAACGTAGAGGACAAAGAACAGGTAAAATGTCAATGGTTTGATTCATCAGGAAGTTTACAGGAAGATGTTTTCCCGATAGCTTCATTGACGTCAAACTAA
- a CDS encoding DJ-1/PfpI family protein gives MNAHFIKKYLLSALLVISSFTAFSHSGADADSSKATPKKIGILLFNQFETLDVFGPVEVFGRLKDLYIIQFYSLEGGIISSTQNVKIVTEKLPENEKLDIFLIPGGQGTRKEVNHTTLIEKIQMLSASSVYTLTVCTGSALLAKSGQLDGITATSNKRAYDWATSQGPKVKWIKKARWTVDGKFYTSAGISAGMDMALGFISDRHGIDLARKTAYEIEYTWQENREVDEFYLQDLKSK, from the coding sequence ATGAACGCACATTTTATAAAAAAATATCTTTTGTCGGCTTTATTAGTAATATCTTCATTTACTGCCTTTTCACACTCCGGTGCCGATGCCGACTCTTCCAAAGCCACTCCCAAAAAAATCGGCATTTTACTTTTCAATCAGTTCGAAACCCTGGATGTTTTCGGTCCGGTGGAAGTATTCGGTCGGTTGAAAGACCTGTACATTATTCAATTTTACTCTTTGGAAGGAGGCATTATTTCAAGCACCCAAAATGTAAAGATTGTTACGGAAAAACTCCCTGAAAACGAAAAATTGGATATTTTCCTCATCCCCGGCGGACAGGGAACGCGAAAAGAAGTCAATCATACTACGCTAATTGAAAAAATTCAAATGCTGTCCGCTTCTTCTGTCTATACACTGACGGTATGCACGGGTTCGGCACTATTGGCCAAAAGCGGTCAATTGGATGGAATCACCGCCACCTCCAACAAACGCGCCTACGATTGGGCTACGTCGCAGGGACCTAAAGTCAAATGGATAAAAAAGGCCCGTTGGACCGTTGACGGCAAGTTTTACACTTCTGCCGGCATTTCGGCCGGCATGGACATGGCCCTGGGCTTCATCAGCGATCGGCACGGCATTGATCTGGCCCGAAAAACCGCCTACGAGATCGAATATACCTGGCAGGAAAACAGAGAAGTGGATGAATTTTATTTGCAGGATTTGAAATCAAAATAA
- a CDS encoding Crp/Fnr family transcriptional regulator: MESAFDSLKQVIFSLQPLSEVDWEAFLLIWKPFSAKRKEILTVAGAKEKYLYFVVEGVQRVYYFDDQQREATTVFTYAPSFGGVIDALLLQQPSRYSYETLTSSTFLRASYHDLQLLMQSRPPIESFVRQGITGALSGVLERLVELQCFSAEERFRCLLQRSPHILQLVPHKYLANYLGMDATNFSKLINKVRME, from the coding sequence ATGGAAAGTGCCTTTGATTCTCTGAAACAAGTCATTTTTTCGCTTCAGCCGCTTTCGGAAGTAGATTGGGAGGCCTTTCTGCTCATCTGGAAGCCCTTTTCGGCCAAACGGAAAGAAATCCTTACGGTGGCGGGCGCGAAAGAAAAGTATCTTTATTTTGTGGTCGAGGGTGTGCAGCGCGTATATTATTTTGATGATCAACAACGCGAAGCAACGACGGTCTTTACCTATGCTCCATCGTTCGGCGGTGTGATCGATGCCCTGCTCCTCCAACAACCTTCGAGGTATTCGTACGAAACCCTTACATCTTCCACATTTTTACGCGCTTCGTATCATGACCTGCAATTGTTGATGCAGTCAAGGCCACCCATTGAATCGTTTGTCCGACAGGGCATTACGGGCGCTCTCTCGGGGGTATTGGAGCGGCTGGTCGAACTGCAGTGCTTCAGCGCAGAAGAGCGCTTCCGGTGCCTGTTACAGCGCAGCCCTCATATCCTGCAGTTGGTGCCGCACAAATACCTCGCCAACTACCTCGGCATGGACGCCACCAATTTCAGCAAGCTTATCAATAAAGTAAGAATGGAATAA
- a CDS encoding DinB family protein, whose translation METIQKEPLLTTLEQRVEEHLQRAIGLFRNLPERELLQPSPTGGWSIAQCLDHLNSYGHYYLPKIQEGIEHNALRPSKDTFKSSWLGAYFIKMMDPETGKKKYKAFKGHIPALELDAYTVVAEFIQQQERLLEYLKQARSVDLNTVRIPISIARFITLKAGDVFQFVIAHNERHIRQALRNVVDITERIPH comes from the coding sequence ATGGAAACCATTCAAAAAGAACCATTATTGACAACCCTCGAACAGCGGGTGGAAGAGCATTTGCAGCGGGCCATTGGTCTCTTCCGAAACCTTCCCGAACGTGAATTGCTCCAACCCTCTCCGACCGGCGGCTGGAGCATCGCGCAGTGTTTGGACCACCTCAACAGCTATGGACACTATTATTTGCCCAAAATTCAGGAAGGGATTGAACACAACGCCCTTCGTCCTTCCAAAGACACTTTTAAAAGTTCATGGCTCGGAGCGTATTTCATCAAAATGATGGACCCCGAAACGGGTAAAAAGAAATACAAAGCCTTCAAGGGACACATACCTGCATTGGAATTGGACGCATACACCGTTGTTGCGGAGTTTATTCAGCAACAGGAACGTTTATTAGAGTATTTAAAACAGGCTCGTTCGGTCGACCTGAACACGGTCCGCATTCCCATTTCCATCGCGCGGTTTATTACTCTGAAAGCAGGCGATGTGTTTCAATTCGTCATTGCACACAACGAACGTCATATCCGACAGGCCCTGCGTAACGTCGTCGACATTACGGAACGGATACCCCACTAA